From Solwaraspora sp. WMMD1047, the proteins below share one genomic window:
- a CDS encoding RNA methyltransferase yields MPFEQITDPGDERIADYRALTDVELRTRWEPPHGLFIAEGELVLRRALRAGYRPRSFLVDAKRVDQLADLDTGAAPVYAAGQDVLEKATGFHVHRGVLASFHRGEPLTAEAVLAAARRVVVLEDVNNHTNLGAIFRGAAALGVDGVLLSPSCADPLYRRSVRVSMGEVFALPYARLEPWPGGLAQVRAAGFTVLALTPAADAVPIQRLTAAQRSRAALLLGAEGAGLSAAAMAGSDVRVVIPMRRGVDSLNVAAATAVACWELGRDDPL; encoded by the coding sequence GTGCCCTTCGAGCAGATCACCGACCCCGGCGACGAGCGGATCGCCGACTACCGTGCGCTCACCGACGTGGAGCTGCGGACCCGGTGGGAGCCGCCGCACGGGCTCTTCATCGCCGAGGGGGAGCTGGTGCTGCGGCGGGCGCTGCGGGCCGGCTACCGGCCCCGATCGTTCCTGGTCGACGCCAAGCGGGTCGACCAGCTCGCCGACCTGGACACCGGGGCCGCGCCGGTCTACGCCGCCGGGCAGGACGTGCTGGAGAAGGCGACCGGTTTCCACGTACACCGTGGGGTGCTGGCGTCGTTTCACCGGGGTGAGCCGCTGACGGCGGAGGCGGTGCTCGCGGCCGCGCGGCGGGTGGTGGTGTTGGAGGACGTCAACAACCACACCAATCTCGGGGCGATCTTCCGGGGGGCGGCGGCGCTCGGGGTGGACGGAGTGCTGCTCTCGCCGTCCTGCGCCGACCCGCTCTACCGGCGCAGCGTACGGGTCAGCATGGGCGAGGTTTTCGCGCTGCCGTACGCCCGGTTGGAGCCCTGGCCGGGCGGGTTGGCGCAGGTCCGGGCGGCCGGGTTCACGGTGCTGGCGCTGACGCCGGCCGCCGACGCGGTGCCGATCCAGCGGCTCACCGCCGCCCAGCGGTCCCGGGCCGCGCTGCTGCTGGGCGCCGAGGGGGCCGGGCTGTCGGCGGCGGCGATGGCCGGCAGCGACGTCCGGGTGGTGATCCCGATGCGGCGCGGCGTCGACTCGCTGAACGTGGCCGCCGCCACCGCCGTCGCCTGCTGGGAACTCGGCCGCGACGACCCGCTCTGA